The proteins below come from a single Deinococcus radiotolerans genomic window:
- a CDS encoding NAD(P)/FAD-dependent oxidoreductase, whose product MSERASWDVAVIGAGIIGAACAWRLAQRGLRTVVLEQASPAGGSTGKSAAGVRAQFTTETNILLSKFSIEEYAGMPDSGYRAGGYLLLVPDAQWPAHQQGVTLQHRLGVPTEVLTPEEAQVHAGFVPDGLGGCTFCATDGHVDAHGLTMAYVQRARKAGAQFRLDTAVIGIRHAGGVWQLDTRARSVEAPLIVNASGAWSGEVGALAGLEIPVRPARRMVYATGPLHLPRPLPMIFDLGSGVWLRSEGERLILGRADAADVGWREGLNWTWLEPTLEAAMARFPWLEAATLDRQASWWGYYEVTPDHQAIVGRMPGAEGWLNACGFSGHGVMHAAAVARVIAQEAVGETPFIDVTPLRYERFAERPQGLTDIQV is encoded by the coding sequence GTGAGTGAGCGCGCCTCGTGGGACGTGGCCGTCATCGGGGCGGGCATTATCGGCGCGGCCTGCGCGTGGCGCCTCGCGCAGCGGGGCCTGCGGACCGTGGTGCTGGAGCAGGCCAGTCCCGCGGGCGGCTCCACCGGGAAGAGTGCCGCGGGGGTGCGCGCGCAGTTCACGACCGAAACGAACATCCTCCTGTCGAAGTTCAGCATCGAGGAGTACGCGGGGATGCCGGACTCCGGCTACCGCGCGGGCGGGTACCTGCTGCTCGTCCCGGACGCGCAGTGGCCGGCCCACCAGCAGGGCGTGACGCTGCAACACCGGCTGGGCGTGCCGACCGAGGTACTGACGCCCGAGGAGGCGCAGGTGCACGCCGGGTTCGTCCCGGACGGCCTGGGCGGCTGCACGTTCTGCGCCACGGACGGCCACGTGGACGCCCACGGCCTGACGATGGCCTACGTGCAGCGCGCCCGGAAGGCCGGGGCGCAGTTCAGGCTGGATACCGCGGTGATCGGCATCCGCCACGCGGGCGGCGTGTGGCAGCTGGACACCCGGGCTAGGTCGGTCGAGGCGCCCCTGATCGTCAATGCAAGCGGCGCGTGGTCCGGCGAGGTTGGCGCGCTGGCCGGACTGGAGATTCCCGTGAGGCCCGCGCGGCGCATGGTGTACGCCACGGGCCCACTGCACCTCCCGCGGCCGCTGCCGATGATCTTCGACCTGGGCAGCGGCGTGTGGCTGCGCTCCGAGGGCGAACGCCTGATCCTGGGCCGGGCGGACGCCGCAGACGTGGGCTGGCGGGAAGGCCTGAACTGGACGTGGCTGGAACCCACCCTGGAAGCCGCCATGGCCCGCTTCCCGTGGCTGGAGGCGGCCACACTTGACCGGCAGGCCAGCTGGTGGGGGTACTACGAGGTCACGCCGGACCATCAGGCCATCGTGGGCCGCATGCCGGGGGCCGAGGGGTGGCTGAACGCCTGCGGGTTCTCCGGGCATGGCGTGATGCACGCCGCAGCGGTCGCGCGGGTAATCGCGCAGGAAGCCGTGGGAGAAACGCCGTTCATTGACGTGACGCCCCTACGATACGAGCGCTTCGCTGAGCGTCCACAGGGCCTGACTGACATTCAGGTGTGA
- a CDS encoding SDR family NAD(P)-dependent oxidoreductase, translating into MTHSNAQRFEGRVVLVTGAGGGIGRAVAERFAREGALVAVNDVKAEAVQSVVASIGASGGRALAVPADVSDAAQVDAMFTRTEETFGPVDVLYNNAGLIDTTRHFLEADEGWWDRIIQVNLRSVFLCSHRAARVMARRRRGVIISTSSGGATRAHRGNVAYDATKGGIEAMTRAMALDLAPYGIRVNGVVPGFINTYGLTEADLRVREQTVPLGRYGVAEDMTGAALFLASDDAAYITGQFISVDGGVLVQQRSANVDTFPVSGFPVIEADPA; encoded by the coding sequence ATGACACACAGTAATGCCCAGCGTTTTGAAGGTCGCGTCGTTCTGGTAACGGGGGCGGGCGGCGGGATCGGCCGCGCCGTGGCGGAACGGTTCGCCCGCGAAGGTGCCCTGGTCGCGGTCAATGACGTGAAGGCTGAGGCCGTGCAGTCGGTGGTGGCCAGCATCGGGGCGTCGGGCGGCCGGGCCCTGGCTGTGCCAGCTGACGTTTCGGACGCCGCCCAGGTGGACGCCATGTTCACGCGAACCGAGGAGACCTTCGGGCCCGTGGACGTGCTGTACAACAACGCGGGCCTGATCGACACCACCCGGCACTTCCTGGAGGCGGATGAGGGCTGGTGGGACCGGATCATTCAGGTGAACCTCAGGAGCGTGTTCCTGTGTTCGCACCGCGCCGCGCGCGTCATGGCCCGGCGGCGCCGGGGCGTGATCATCAGCACCTCCTCGGGCGGCGCGACCCGCGCGCACCGCGGGAACGTCGCGTACGACGCGACCAAGGGCGGCATCGAGGCCATGACGCGCGCCATGGCGCTGGACCTCGCGCCATACGGCATTCGCGTGAACGGGGTGGTGCCGGGCTTCATCAACACGTACGGCCTGACCGAGGCGGACCTGCGCGTGCGGGAGCAGACCGTGCCGCTGGGCCGCTACGGCGTGGCGGAGGACATGACGGGCGCAGCGTTGTTCCTCGCGTCGGATGACGCGGCGTACATCACCGGTCAGTTCATCTCGGTGGATGGCGGCGTTCTGGTGCAGCAGCGCTCCGCAAACGTGGATACCTTCCCCGTGTCCGGCTTCCCGGTGATCGAGGCGGACCCCGCGTGA